A window of Salmo trutta chromosome 31, fSalTru1.1, whole genome shotgun sequence contains these coding sequences:
- the LOC115169385 gene encoding PR domain zinc finger protein 4-like — translation MEGDQMADERHGVSRVEVLEGGGRGALLGPAWPHELACSLCKRLFSSLEQLKKHEYRHTLSLMALSLDWPDPQGPQANHHHNHTHAFSQGPIHSQSLYRLPVGEPFPARYLCSQCPATFTLKSNADRHEKTIHFKRKLMQCTYCLKQFRDRTDLHRHLSSVHSRERGHSCPACAKAFSTQKNLATHVKVCCQVGVGVGSWRRVGMEVGQGGVAEQLWGLHHEMKVDAHSNHNTHHHHVNVVD, via the coding sequence ATGGAGGGGGATCAGATGGCTGATGAGAGGCATGGTGtgtccagggtggaggtgttGGAAGGTGGGGGGAGAGGGGCCCTGTTGGGGCCTGCTTGGCCCCATGAGCTGGCCTGCTCCCTGTGCAAACGGCTGTTCAGCAGCCTGGAGCAGCTCAAGAAGCACGAGTACCGccacactctgtccctcatggcCCTCTCCCTGGACTGGCCTGACCCGCAAGGCCCCCAAgccaaccaccaccacaaccacactCATGCATTCTCTCAGGGACCCATTCACTCCCAGTCTCTCTATCGCCTCCCGGTGGGTGAGCCTTTCCCAGCACGGTACCTCTGCTCCCAGTGTCCAGCCACCTTCACACTCAAGTCCAACGCAGACCGACATGAGAAGACCATCCACTTCAAGAGGAAGCTGATGCAGTGCACCTACTGTCTGAAACAGTTCAGAGACCGTACTGATCTACACAGACACCTGTCTTCTGTACACTCCAGAGAAAGAGGGCACTCGTGCCCAGCCTGTGCCAAGGCGTTCAGTACCCAGAAGAACCTGGCCACACATGTCAAGGTGTGCTGCcaggtgggggtgggggtagggTCGTGGAGAAGGGTAGGCATGGAGGTGGGGCAGGGTGGGGTTGCCGAGCAACTGTGGGGCTTGCATCATGAGATGAAGGTAGACGCCCATAGCAACCATAATACTCATCATCACCATGTGAATGTGGTCGATTGA